A genome region from Gouania willdenowi chromosome 9, fGouWil2.1, whole genome shotgun sequence includes the following:
- the lrrc2 gene encoding leucine-rich repeat-containing protein 2: protein MGLERKAEGSFCDVSLLRGMWEVRVKKQQWRQKKERDRVEKSALSRIEQQWQYRIYCKTLKTSELNQLQRYLERNTLSQQPSTHTDEQQQDNGISGEDHNRLVFQLEGDQWTNFPRELQWSTYLTEWNVVGTRIRLLPDFLPLFTQLTKLHMPRNAISELPPEIGQLRALKELNVSYNHLSKVPAELGDCENLLRLELSGNRNLSELPFELKNLKQLLHLDISENVFVSIPICTLRMSSLQFLDLSNNRLTDLPEDMDRLEQLVTLFVHRNSLSYLPQCLSNISSLKMIVVSGEMLVCTPTRLCSNPDIKFIRLLDNPSSRTTERKKEEEKEKERRWRTAEQLKDSREKEFMEAYISSLKDRDSVPYSTTKVSISLL from the exons atgggTCTGGAGAGGAAGGCCGAGGGTTCGTTCTGTGACGTTTCTCTGCTCCGAGGAATGTGGGAGGTCCGAGTGAAGAAGCAACAATGGAGACAGAAGAAGGAGAGGGATAGGGTGGAGAAGAGTGCCCTCAGCAG gatTGAGCAGCAGTGGCAGTATAGGATCTACTGTAAGACTCTGAAGACCTCAGAGTTAAACCAGCTGCAGCGTTACTTGGAGAGAAACACACTGAGCCAGcagccatcaacacacacag ACGAGCAGCAGCAGGATAATGGCATCTCTGGGGAGGATCACAACAGGCTGGTGTTTCAGCTAGAAGGCGACCAATGGACG AATTTCCCCCGGGAGCTGCAGTGGTCGACCTATCTGACGGAGTGGAACGTGGTTGGCACGAGGATCCGCCTCCTGCCCGACTTCCTGCCTCTGTTCACCCAGCTCACCAAGCTGCACATGCCCAGGAATGCCATCAGCGAGCTGCCGCCAGAGATCG gtcaGCTGAGGGCGCTGAAGGAGTTGAACGTCAGCTACAACCATCTGAGCAAAGTTCCGGCAGAGCTCGGAGACTGTGAGAACCTGCTGAGGCTGGAATTGAGCGGGAACAGGAACCTATCAGAGCTGCCCTTTGAG ctgaaGAACCTGAAGCAGCTCCTCCACTTGGACATCTCAGAGAACGTCTTCGTGTCCATTCCTATCTGCACTTTGAGGATGAGCAGCTTACAGTTCCTGGACCTGAGCAACAACCGACTCACTGACCTGCCAGAGGACATGGACAG gcTGGAGCAGCTGGTCACCCTCTTTGTACATAGGAACTCTCTGTCCTACCTTCCTCAGTGTCTGAGTAACATCAGCTCTCTGAAGATGATTGTGGTCAGTGGAGAGATGCTCGTGTGTACACCCACCAGGCTGTGCAGTAACCCCGACATCaa GTTCATCAGACTGTTGGACAATCCGAGTAGCAGGACGACAGAgaggaagaaggaggaggagaaggagaaggagaggagGTGGAGGACGGCGGAGCAGCTGAAGGACAGCAGAGAGAAGGAGTTCATGGAGGCCTACATCAGCTCCCTGAAggacagag ACTCTGTGCCGTACTCAACCACCAAAGTGTCCATCAGTCTGCTCTGA